The genomic stretch GGTCGCTCTGAGTTAAGCATTGTAGGAAAGATGGTCTTTTGATCGTTCTGAATATAGTTTTCGATATAGCTTGATTCTAATATTACGTCTACATTAATTGCTTCCACACGATGTTTTACCTCTTTTAATAACTCTTCATCCACGATACCTTTTATATACATAATCTCTACATCAGTTCTAGTTACTTCGCCTATTTTCATCGACTCAATCCGTAAGGCTGGATGCTGAATTCTATTTCGAATAAGGGATGTATTTGTACGTAAGCTTTCCGTGAAGCTATCCTTTGGCCCTCTAATTACAGTTTGAGTTGATGGTTCTGATATACTTCTAGTTTGCACCATTTTTGTACAAGCAACTAAGAAATTACTATCGTGATCCAGCAGAATAACAGTGTCTCCTATTAATAATCCTGATAAGAGATTTGTATAACTTGATTGTGATTTTAAACTTGAAACAGCAATCACGCTCTTTAATCCATTTTCTAAATCTGTTAATGATAGCGTTGTTTCTTTATCCCAATTAGTTTTCACGATTTTATCGATTATTCCATCATTCACTAGCTTCTCATTTGATATTCCGTCAATATGAATCGTTGCAAAAGAATATTTCATACCTTCGCCAAGCGTTTCGTGACGAATGACCAAATCGGAGCTATCACCAAAATCGTCTTTAATTCTTTTTATATTTTCTAAAATGTCCTTACTTAAAGAACGTGATATATTACTCTGAAATGGAATTTTTTTATTAGTTGCTGCACTATTGGTTTCTTTGTAATTAAACATTTTTTACCACCGCCCCATTATCATGGCTTATTATTCTTATACTTTTTCCAAATTATTTCATTTAATGTATTGTTTTCTAAACCAATCTATTTTTTCCACATGCTTTGCGCACCAAAAAAGTGGCTATCTCAAAGACGCCACTTTTCAATAATAAAATAAAAATAGTTAATATTTCACACTAGATCGCTTGTGTTATCGTGGTTTTGTCCTCACAGCACACCAAGTTATACAACTTTTTCAAAAGTCTTATACTTTCCGTTTTAAATGGTTAATCAATAACCATTAAAATTTTCCTATAAGCTTCAACAAAGGATTTACAGCCTTTCGACCGATTGAGTAATAGTGAATATTCGTGTTTTTAATTTTATCTAGTTCAAAGCAATTACGTCCATCAATTATTAGCGGTACTTTCATAAATTCCTCATATAGTCGGAGATCGAATTGTAAGATTTCTTCCCACTCCGTCAAAATTAATGCAGCATCTTTATCAAGAATGGCATGTTCAATATTTGTTGAATAGCTTATGGAGTTACCGAAAAGCTTTCTTAACTCTGGTAAAGCACATGGATCATATACTGTAATTTTAGTATTTTCTTTCAAGAACTGATTAATTAACGTAATCGATGGGGCATGTCGTATATCATTCGTATTTGGTTTAAAGCTAACTCCAAGCAATGAAATTTCTTTATTAGTCAAATCACCTAAAGTAGATTTTGCTACTTCAAATAATTTAAGCTTCTGTTGGTTATTTATGGTAATGACTGATTTTAACAACTTTAAGTCTACACCAACTAACTCAGCCTCTTTCACTAAGGCAGTCGTATCCTTTGGAAAGCAAGATCCGCCATACCCAATTCCCGCATTTAAAAACTTTGACCCAATCCTATGATCTAACCCAATCCCCTTTGCAACATGCTCAACATTAGCATCTAAATTCTCACAAACCATAGCAATCTCATTAATGAAACTGATTTTAGTAGCTAAAAAAGCATTCGAAGCATACTTAATCATTTCTGCACTTCTTACATCTGTTACATAAATAGGGAGGTTAAATGGTTTATATAATTCCTGAACCAATTCTGTCGCGGCTTGACTCTCTGAACCAATGATAATTCGATCTCCATTAAATAGGTCGTGTAAAGCAGACCCTTCCCTTAAAAACTCTGGATTTGAGATGACGTCAATGTTTAAATGCTGTAGTGCCTTTTCGTTCATGATTTCCATAACAATCTCGTTCGTTCCAACAGGTACCGTGCTTTTAATGACAACTGTAAGATTTCTTTTAGCATTCATTGCAATATCCTTTGCAACCACTTTTAAATAACTCAAATTCGCTGTTCCATCTGGAAGCTCTGGCGTCCCTACTGCAATAAATATGATATCTGCCTGACTATATGCTAATTGATAATTTGTCGTAAATTTAATCCTCTTAAGAGATATATTTTCTACTAATGCTTCTTGCAAGCCTGGTTCAAAAATTGGACAAATTCCTTTTTGAAGCAAATTAATTTTTTCATAGTCAATATCAACACATGTTACATTGTAACCAATTGTAGCAAATGAAACTCCTGTAGAAAGGCCAACATATCCCGTACCAGCAACAACAATGCGCGCCATGTTTCATCTCCATCCTATAAAAGTTCTATAAAGATAAAAAACACTTCTTATGTAAAATCTATATGATTGTTAAATTTGCTTTTTAATTACGGCTTGTATTTCTATTGGTCTACTTTTGATCGAGATTTATTTTTCATAACTTTTATCTCTATAAACTAGAAGTTTGAGAGCTGTAAGTCCTTAAAACATATGCATAAAGTGCCTACCCAATTCTCGATTTACATTTTCTTTAATTTAATTTTATAAATGACTATTTAATCAATAACATGATACATTCCTTTTCTCTATTGCAAACATGACTACCTTCTAGTTCGTATTAATTTTACAAAACCTAAACATTTTTATAACAAAAACGAATCTTCACTTTAAATTTAGACATAAAAAAACCTCGCCGATTGGCGGGGTTTTAGGCGAAGTTCACATATACTTATAAAACTACATCAATTTTCCTTAACACATAAAAAGTGCACCCCAAATCTTAGACAATGTCTAACATTTGGGGTGCACTTCGGATAGTCCCTGAGATGTTTATTTTAAGTAACGGCTCGGAACCTTATCAATGTTTTCTAACATAATACCAGTACCAACTGCAACACATTGCATTGGATCTTCTGCAATGAAAACAGGAACTCTTAATTCTTCAGCAAGTAAAGTATCTATTCCATGAAGTAACGCTCCGCCTCCAGTTAGAATAACTCCACGATCAATAATATCAGCTGATAATTCAGGTGGTGTACGTTCTAGTACTGTTTTTGCAGCTTGTACAATTAAGTAAACTGGTTCACTTAATGCTCTTTGAACTTCATCAGATTGTACAGTAATTGTACGAGGTAAACCAGTTACCATATCACGACCACGGATATCGATTGATTCATTTCTAGCACCAGGGAAAACAGTACCTACTTCAATTTTAATTTGCTCTGCAGTACGTTCTCCAATAAGCAGTTTGTATTCACGCTTGATATAGTTTAAAATCTCCATATCAAACTTGTCCCCTGCCATTTTAATTGAAGAGGCGGTGACGATATCTCCCATCGATAAGACAGCGACATCGGTTGTCCCACCGCCAATATCAATTACCATGTTACCACTTGGTTGGAATATATCCATTCCAGCTCCGATTGCAGCAACCTTTGGCTCTTCTTCAAGATAAACTTGTTTACCGCCGCTCTTTTCAGCAGCTTCACGAATTGCTTTTTGTTCAACAGATGTGATGTTTGTTGGACAACAAATCAAAATACGCGGTTTTGACATAAAACCTTTTACATCTAATTTATTTATAAAATGACGTAGCATTGCTTCAGTAATATCAAAGTCAGCAATTACCCCATCTTTTAATGGTCGAATTGCAACGATATTACCAGGTGTACGACCTACCATACGGCTTGCTTCTTCACCTACTGCTAAAACTTTACCGCTACTACGCTCTATTGCAACTACAGAAGGCTCGTTTAAAACGATTCCTTTACCTTTTACATGTATTAAGACATTGGCTGTACCAAGATCTATTCCGATATCCTTAGAAAACATTCCTTTTGGCTCCTCCTTATTCACTATACTCATGAGCAGTTCCCCGAATACGTTCCATACCAAAATATAATTTTACCATAAACAACTGCTTTTAGTAATTAATTATTTGTGAATAGGAGGTTAAATATTTCTAATTTTGTTTTCAAGGCTCAGAAACATTATTTCGTTACTTTTTCAACGTCTTCTTTTTGATACTTTTGCTTTGTAGCCTCACCACCGCGTAAGTGACGAATTGATTTGTGATAGTCCAATATTTCTTTAACTTCATTTGCCAAATCCGGATTTATTTCCGGAAGGCGTTCTGTTAAATCTTTGTGTACTGTACTTTTTGATACTCCAAACTCTTTAGCTATTACGCGTACTGTTTTCTTCGTCTCCACGATATATTTCCCAATCTTGATCGTTCTCTCTTTGATGTAATCGTGCACACTACTCTCCTCCTCTAAATGGATGTGAGAAGCGTGAAATGAGACTCGTTTTGACTGACTTAGCTGCTTTTTTTCCTGCTCTGACTGACCTGCTGAGTTACATTTATTTTGACTAGGTAGAAAATCCACGATCCCTCACCTCAAACACCTCTTTGATGGGTTTATAACATTGTATTAGGGAAAGTTTCTAACTATGCACAATTATCAGAAAAAAACAAGTGCCCAACACATATGGGGTCTGATTCCCATGTGTTAGGCACTTTGTGAAATGATTAATTATTATCGTGAATTATCAGTTGGGTCTGAATCTGTATTAGATGAATCGTCTTGAGTATCATCTGATACATTACCAGAAGTATTCATTGTACTAGAATCTTTAGCTTCACTTTTAGTCCCTTCAGAACTAATGATTGAAGATACTTCTTGTCCTTGGTATTTCTCTGGATTAATTGCTACACCATCTTTACGTAATTCATAATGAACATGAATGCCACTTTCTTTACCGATTATAGCAGTACCAGCAGTTCCAAGTACTTGACCTTGTGAAACTGTAGTTCCTGGTTCAACACTAACAGAATTTAAACTTTGGTAATATGAAACTAATCCATTACCACTTTCTACTACTACTACATAACCTAGCTGAGCATCTTTTTGAGCTTTTGTTACAGTTCCGCTAAGAGCTGCAGTTACATCAAATTCTTTTCCATCTTTTGCAACTAAATCCATACCAGTATTGATCGTAAATGTATTACTATCCATTTGAATTAAAGATGCTTGTTGCTCATCTTTTGACGCTGAGTCATCATAGTAGTGACTTTTAACTTGAACTTCTTTATCCTTCGCAACTGGGTAAGTTAATTTTTCCTCTGGCTGTGAAGTTGGAATTGCATCTGGCTCTCTTGTATCAACAGTAGTTCCAGTTTTTGTTGGAGTTGGAGCATTACTGTATTGGTACCATAACGCACCCGTTAAAATTACTGCTGCACTTACTAAATAAATTGCTGGTACTACCCAACGCTTTCTTAACATCTTAACAACCTTTTGAGAAGTTTTTTTGTTTTGTTCCTCTCTCATCCTTATCACCTCTGCAATCATTGTCAACAGATTCCAGAAATTATATACGCAATTTAGAAAATTTTAGTTCGACAAAATTCTTATTTTTCCACACAATTAGAAAACAATCCACAATTTATTATAAAAATATTAACAAATGAAAGCGATTTATCCACAATTCTACAACGGTTATACACAATAATTGTGGATAAGTTAATAAATTCAATTATGAATATGAAAAAATATTTTTCTTGCATTTTTCTTTTTTACAAAATATAATCACACTACAAGCTTGTACGATGTATTAAAAACTTAAACTTTAAAAATTAATTCAGTCATTATATATTTTTGCGTTGATGAAGAAGAGTAGATTATATGGATGTTTCAGAGAGCTGACGGTTGGTGCAAGTCAGTACGGACATATTTTTGAATGGGCTTCTGAGCACCCAAACCGAACCCTTAATTGTGCAGTAGGCTTTGGCGGACGTCTCACCGATAAAAGGGACGGGTATTCAAACACATGTTTCGATACTGCTTTTTGTCACAAGGTAGTTCATTGCATTTGTTTTGATACTGCAAAGTGAGTCTAAAAACGGTTTTAGACTAATTAAGGTGGCACCACGGGAGTCCTCGTCCTTTTTATAAGGCGGGGACTCTTTTTTTGTACCCAAAAACTAAGGAGAGAAGATAAAATGAAATTTACTAAGAAAAGCTTCGCATCAATTACTTTATTACTGACATTGGCACTTGCAGGCTGTGGACAACAGTCTAATCAGACAGCCAGCAAATCTGATGATCATACACTACACTTAATGGATACTTCAGATATCGTTAGCCTTGATAGTTCATTAGCCTTAGACGGTCCATCGTTAAATGCACTTAATAGTGTTATGGAAGGCCTTTACATGCCAAATGAAAAAGGAGAATATGTTCCAGCAGCAGCTTCGTCTTATAAGGTTAGTGCGGATGGAAAAGTTTATACTTTCACTTTAAGAGATGCTAAATATTCGAATGGTGATCCTGTAACTGCACAAGATTTTGTTTTTGCAATGAAGCGTGCAGTTGACCCAAATACAAAAGCTCAATTTGCATACGATTTATATGATATTGAAAATGCAAAAGAAATTAACCAAGGAAAACTGCCTGTGGATAAACTTGGGGTAACTGCAATAAATAAAAAAACATTACAAATTAAACTAGATCGCCCTATTCCTTATTTCATTCAATTAACTAGTTTACCAATGTACTTCCCACTTAATGAAAAATTCGTTAAAGAACAAGGTAGTAAATATGGTCTAGAAGCAAATACTACTTTATATAATGGCCCTTACGTTGTAAGTAAATGGAATCATGAAGTTGGATTTACAATGACTAAAAACCCACAATACTATGATAAAAAGAACGTACATGCGGATAAAATTGATGTTAAGATTATGAAAGAAACTTCGACAGCTGTTAATCTATATGAAACTGGCGAACTCGATCAAGCAATTATTGATTCTAGCGTAATCGATCGTTATAAAGGTAATAAAGAGTTAAATAAACTAGCAATGCCAATCGTGTCTTATATTAGCTTTAATCAGAAGAATCCATTACTAGCAAATCAAAAAATGCGTAAAGCTATTGCTAACGGCTTTAATAAAGAGGATATTAGTACAACACTATTAAATGATGGTTCAATCCCTACAGACCGAATCATCCCTAAAGGTTTAGTAAAAAGCTCAAAAGGTGTAGATTTCGTTAGCACAACATCTCACCCATCTACAGCTAATTCAGAAAAAGCAAAGTCACTTTTTAAAGAGGCATTAAAAGAGAGTGGTAAATCAAAAGCTAGTATTTCATTACTAGTTAGCGATAGTAATACTTCACGCAAAATCGGTGAATACCTTAAAGCACAATTAGAAACAAACTTAAAAGGTTTAACAGTTAATATTACAGTTTTACCTGCACAACAAAAATTTGAATTACGCCAACAAGGAAACTATGATCTATCATTAGATACATGGGGTGCTGACTATCCAGATCCTACAACTTATTTAGAGTTATTCACATCTAAATCAGCTTTAAATGTATTAAACTATAAAAATAAACAATATGATGAATTCTTACAGAAAGCTAACACAGTAAGTCTACAAAACGAAACTGAAAGAACCCAGCTTCTTCATAAAGCAGAAGACACTTTACTAAATGACGCTGCTATTGCTCCTGTCTATCAAGCAGGATATGTATACTTGCAAAAGCCTAACGTAACAAATATAAAAGTTCGTCCATTTGTAGGCTATTTTTATTATAAGTATGCAAACAAGCAAGGTTAAAAATTACGAGGACTGCTACAGTTAGACATGAATAACTGCAATTCCATTCGTAGACTTCATTAAATTTAATGACTCTGCAAGAACGATCTTATACCATATCCCCCTTTAATTAATCTTAGATTAATTAGAGGGGTTTTTAATTAAATGCAAAAAAACGGACCCAAAGAGTCCGATTTTAATACTGCCTATTAATCTATCCGTCAAAGCTTCCCTAATGCTTCGTAATCGTTCTTACTCAGCTTCTGAATAGCTATTCCCTTGTAATAGTACTTAACAATCTCATCATATGTTTTACCTTGTTTTGCGAGTTCATTTGCTCCGTATTGACTCATGCCAACTCCGTGTCCAAAGCCTTTTGTTGTGATGATGATTTCGTCGCCCTTACGCTCCCATGTAAAGTCTGTTGAACGTAGGTTCAGCTTTTCTCGGATTTCTTTACCAGTTAGCGTTTTATTTCCAAACATTACTTTTGCCACACGTTTACTTTGTGTTCGTGATGTTACTTTCCCTATGTCAGACTTATTAATTTTAACATTAAGTTTATTTTCGAAGTCGCTTATGGAGAATGCTACTGTAGAAATATAGTCAGGTGCAATAGAATCCCATGGACTTGGTACGCTTTTTAAGTATGGTACACTACTGCTCCAATATTCTTCTGAGTTTTCTGTGTAGCCATTACTTGAAGAGAAGAATGATGCTGTAATAGGTTGTCCATCGTATGTTAATATTTGTCCTTCGGTGGCTTTTACGGCTTTTTCTATTTTTGCTATGTTTACTTCGTAATTAGATCCAAATCTTTTCTTTAAATCATCACGGTCCTGAAAGACTTGGAATTGAACAGTATCATCTACTATCCCACCTTCTTCAAGTGGCTTACCTTCTTTTAATCTCTTGATAATAAATGTTCTTGCACTTAAACTTTGTGCTTTTAATGCTTCTGGTTCAAATTTTGCAGGCATTTCTGAAGCCACAACACCTAAAACATATTCCTCGATTGGTAATTTTTCAATTTTTTGTGTTTTCGTTCTAAAAACAGAGATACTTAAATTATCATCTTTGTTCGCTGCTGCAACTTGATTTGCTTTTTTCTGTAGCTGATCAACCAACCTACCGTCTGTATGGCTATGAAATGGTAGAACAAGTAATGTTGGGATAATAATAACGACTGAGCAAGTAGTTAATCCTGCAGTGACCAATGTTTTAAATGACTTCATATTTTCCTCCTATCCATTCCTAAACAACTTTATATGACAATTTTCAACTAATTGCCCTTTCTAAAGATAATTTATGTAGATGGACAAGCATTTAGAACAATATCGATCTGTTTTCAAATTAAATTATTCTAATTAAATATATTATTTTTTTCTTGTTTTTAGAATATTTTATACGGTTTCCGTCTATAACTTATAGTAGAAAGTTGCATGAGAATGCAAAAATGCCCGACTCTATGTGGGGTAACACAAAGTGCCAGGCATTTGAATTGTTTTTTAGTTTACGCTTGTAAGTCTTTAAGTGTTTCTTCCTCTACCGCTGTGCTTGGTTCGTTTACACGTTCAATGTCCGCTCCAAGTGCAGCAAGCTTTTCATGGAAATTAACATATCCACGATCTAAATGTTTTAATTCAGTAACGCGAGTATATCCATCTACAACAAGACCAGCAAGGATTAGAGATGCAGCAGCACGTAAATCGGTAGCAGCTACTTCTGCGCCTTGTAGATCATTTGGTCCATGAATAATCGTTGAGCGACCTTCAATTTTAATATTTGCATTCATGCGACGGAATTCTTCAACGTGCATGAAACGATTTTCGAATACTGTTTCAGTAATCATGCCTGTTCCAGTAGCTTTTAATAGAAGTGCCATCATTTGTGATTGCATATCTGTTGGAAAGCCTGGATGAGGCATCGTTTTGATGTCTACAGGTTTTAAATTGTCAGTACCAATTACACGAAGACCTTCTTCTTCTTCGATAATCGTTACACCCATCTCACGCATTTTAGCTACAACTGAGCTTAAATGTTCAGGAACAGCATTTTCAATTAATACATTTCCATTCGTAATCGCCGCAGCTACCATAAAAGTTCCTGCTTCGATTCGGTCTGGAATAATGTGATGAGTTGTACCAAATAGTGTTGGCACACCTTCAATTCGAATAGTGCCTGTTCCAGCACCACGAACTTTACCACCCATTGAATTAATGAAGTTTGCTAAGTCAACAATTTCAGGTTCCTTTGCAGCATTTTCAAGAATTGTCGTTCCATCAGCAAGCGCTGCTGCAGACATGATGTTTTCTGTTGCACCCACACTTGGGAAATCTAAATAGATTTTTGCCCCTTTTAAACGACCGTTTGATTTTGCCTCTACAAAACCATTACCAACCGTAATTTGAGCTCCCATTGCTTCAAAGCCCTTTAAGTGTTGTTCAATTGGTCTAGATCCAATTGCACATCCACCTGGTAAAGCAACACGCGCATGACCATTTCTAGCTAAAAGTGGTCCCATTACAAGAATTGATGCTCGCATTTTGCGAACATATTCAAATGGTGCTTCAACAAATAAATCTTTTGAAGCGTCAACTGTTACTGTATTATTTTCGAACTCAACCTCGGTATTTAAATTACGAAGAACTTCGTTAATCGTATAAACGTCAGATAGAGTTGGTACGTCATGAATTATATTTTTTCCTTCACTAGCTAGTAGCG from Arthrobacter citreus encodes the following:
- a CDS encoding spore germination protein, which encodes MFNYKETNSAATNKKIPFQSNISRSLSKDILENIKRIKDDFGDSSDLVIRHETLGEGMKYSFATIHIDGISNEKLVNDGIIDKIVKTNWDKETTLSLTDLENGLKSVIAVSSLKSQSSYTNLLSGLLIGDTVILLDHDSNFLVACTKMVQTRSISEPSTQTVIRGPKDSFTESLRTNTSLIRNRIQHPALRIESMKIGEVTRTDVEIMYIKGIVDEELLKEVKHRVEAINVDVILESSYIENYIQNDQKTIFPTMLNSERPDAVVGNLLEGRVAIFTAGTPFVLILPATFTQFFQSPEDYYQSSYIGTFLRVLRYMSFWVALFAPGIFIAITSFHQAVIPTVLLVSLASQREGVPFPAIVEALGMELAFEVLREAGIRMPRAVGQALSIVGALILGQAAVQAGFVSASMVIIVSITAIASFTIPYYNMSIAARILRFTLLIAAAYIGLYGMLVGGLIILLHMCSLRSFGVPYFAPFAPFRIESQKDTILVVPSQGNPKTIDEQRSGE
- a CDS encoding rod shape-determining protein; translation: MFSKDIGIDLGTANVLIHVKGKGIVLNEPSVVAIERSSGKVLAVGEEASRMVGRTPGNIVAIRPLKDGVIADFDITEAMLRHFINKLDVKGFMSKPRILICCPTNITSVEQKAIREAAEKSGGKQVYLEEEPKVAAIGAGMDIFQPSGNMVIDIGGGTTDVAVLSMGDIVTASSIKMAGDKFDMEILNYIKREYKLLIGERTAEQIKIEVGTVFPGARNESIDIRGRDMVTGLPRTITVQSDEVQRALSEPVYLIVQAAKTVLERTPPELSADIIDRGVILTGGGALLHGIDTLLAEELRVPVFIAEDPMQCVAVGTGIMLENIDKVPSRYLK
- the spoIIID gene encoding sporulation transcriptional regulator SpoIIID, translating into MHDYIKERTIKIGKYIVETKKTVRVIAKEFGVSKSTVHKDLTERLPEINPDLANEVKEILDYHKSIRHLRGGEATKQKYQKEDVEKVTK
- a CDS encoding peptide ABC transporter substrate-binding protein: MKFTKKSFASITLLLTLALAGCGQQSNQTASKSDDHTLHLMDTSDIVSLDSSLALDGPSLNALNSVMEGLYMPNEKGEYVPAAASSYKVSADGKVYTFTLRDAKYSNGDPVTAQDFVFAMKRAVDPNTKAQFAYDLYDIENAKEINQGKLPVDKLGVTAINKKTLQIKLDRPIPYFIQLTSLPMYFPLNEKFVKEQGSKYGLEANTTLYNGPYVVSKWNHEVGFTMTKNPQYYDKKNVHADKIDVKIMKETSTAVNLYETGELDQAIIDSSVIDRYKGNKELNKLAMPIVSYISFNQKNPLLANQKMRKAIANGFNKEDISTTLLNDGSIPTDRIIPKGLVKSSKGVDFVSTTSHPSTANSEKAKSLFKEALKESGKSKASISLLVSDSNTSRKIGEYLKAQLETNLKGLTVNITVLPAQQKFELRQQGNYDLSLDTWGADYPDPTTYLELFTSKSALNVLNYKNKQYDEFLQKANTVSLQNETERTQLLHKAEDTLLNDAAIAPVYQAGYVYLQKPNVTNIKVRPFVGYFYYKYANKQG
- a CDS encoding UDP-glucose/GDP-mannose dehydrogenase family protein — its product is MARIVVAGTGYVGLSTGVSFATIGYNVTCVDIDYEKINLLQKGICPIFEPGLQEALVENISLKRIKFTTNYQLAYSQADIIFIAVGTPELPDGTANLSYLKVVAKDIAMNAKRNLTVVIKSTVPVGTNEIVMEIMNEKALQHLNIDVISNPEFLREGSALHDLFNGDRIIIGSESQAATELVQELYKPFNLPIYVTDVRSAEMIKYASNAFLATKISFINEIAMVCENLDANVEHVAKGIGLDHRIGSKFLNAGIGYGGSCFPKDTTALVKEAELVGVDLKLLKSVITINNQQKLKLFEVAKSTLGDLTNKEISLLGVSFKPNTNDIRHAPSITLINQFLKENTKITVYDPCALPELRKLFGNSISYSTNIEHAILDKDAALILTEWEEILQFDLRLYEEFMKVPLIIDGRNCFELDKIKNTNIHYYSIGRKAVNPLLKLIGKF
- the spoIID gene encoding stage II sporulation protein D, translating into MKSFKTLVTAGLTTCSVVIIIPTLLVLPFHSHTDGRLVDQLQKKANQVAAANKDDNLSISVFRTKTQKIEKLPIEEYVLGVVASEMPAKFEPEALKAQSLSARTFIIKRLKEGKPLEEGGIVDDTVQFQVFQDRDDLKKRFGSNYEVNIAKIEKAVKATEGQILTYDGQPITASFFSSSNGYTENSEEYWSSSVPYLKSVPSPWDSIAPDYISTVAFSISDFENKLNVKINKSDIGKVTSRTQSKRVAKVMFGNKTLTGKEIREKLNLRSTDFTWERKGDEIIITTKGFGHGVGMSQYGANELAKQGKTYDEIVKYYYKGIAIQKLSKNDYEALGKL
- a CDS encoding M23 family metallopeptidase, with the translated sequence MREEQNKKTSQKVVKMLRKRWVVPAIYLVSAAVILTGALWYQYSNAPTPTKTGTTVDTREPDAIPTSQPEEKLTYPVAKDKEVQVKSHYYDDSASKDEQQASLIQMDSNTFTINTGMDLVAKDGKEFDVTAALSGTVTKAQKDAQLGYVVVVESGNGLVSYYQSLNSVSVEPGTTVSQGQVLGTAGTAIIGKESGIHVHYELRKDGVAINPEKYQGQEVSSIISSEGTKSEAKDSSTMNTSGNVSDDTQDDSSNTDSDPTDNSR
- the murA gene encoding UDP-N-acetylglucosamine 1-carboxyvinyltransferase, producing MDKIIVRGGKQLQGTVRVEGAKNAVLPVLAAALLASEGKNIIHDVPTLSDVYTINEVLRNLNTEVEFENNTVTVDASKDLFVEAPFEYVRKMRASILVMGPLLARNGHARVALPGGCAIGSRPIEQHLKGFEAMGAQITVGNGFVEAKSNGRLKGAKIYLDFPSVGATENIMSAAALADGTTILENAAKEPEIVDLANFINSMGGKVRGAGTGTIRIEGVPTLFGTTHHIIPDRIEAGTFMVAAAITNGNVLIENAVPEHLSSVVAKMREMGVTIIEEEEGLRVIGTDNLKPVDIKTMPHPGFPTDMQSQMMALLLKATGTGMITETVFENRFMHVEEFRRMNANIKIEGRSTIIHGPNDLQGAEVAATDLRAAASLILAGLVVDGYTRVTELKHLDRGYVNFHEKLAALGADIERVNEPSTAVEEETLKDLQA